The genomic segment CGGCTTCGACATGTCGTGGGAAGAGCTGCTGTGGCTCGTCGAAGGTCACGAAGTGCACATCTGCGACGAGGAACTGCGCCGGGACGCCGAAGCGCTCGTGTCCTATTGCGACACCCATCGCATCGACGTCGTCAACGTCACGCCCACCTACGCGCACCTGCTGTTCGAGCAGGGATTGCTGGAGCGCGGTGAGGGTCGGCACCGGCCGGTGCTGGTGCTGCTCGGCGGTGAAGCCGTGTCCGACCAGGTGTGGTCGCGACTGCTCGAAACCGAGGACACCTACGGTTACAACCTCTACGGCCCCACCGAATACACGATCAACACCCTCGGCGGCGGTACCACCGACAGCCGCACGCCGACGGTCGGCAGGCCGATCTGGAACACCGACGCGTACATCCTCGACGCCTGGCTGCGACCGGTGCCCGACGGTGTGGCGGGGGAGCTCTACATCAGCGGCGCCGGGTTGGCCCGCGGTTACCTGCGACGGCCCGCGCTGACCGCGGGCCGGTTCGTCGCCGACCCGTTCGGGGACGTCGGGGGCGGGCGCATGTACCGCACCGGCGACCTGGTCCGCCGGCGGCCGGACGGCATCATCGACTTCCTGGGCCGCACCGACGACCAGGTGAAGGTGCGGGGTTACCGCGTCGAGCTCGGGGAGATCGAGTCCGTGCTCGGCGGGTTCGACGAGGTGGCGCGCGCGGCTGTGATCGCGCGTCCCGACCCGTCGGCGCCGGGGCTCAAACGACTGGTCGGATACGTCGTCCCGGCGCGGCCGACCGGCGAGGCGCGTGCCGAAGCCGAGGCGGCGCAGATCGGCGAGTGGCAGCAGGTCTACTCCGACGAGTACACCGAGATCCCGGTCGCGGTGTTCGAAGAGGACTTCGCCGGCTGGGACTCCAGCTACGACGGCCTGCCGATCCCGCTCGAGCACATGCGGGAGTGGCGGCAGGCCACAGTGGACCGGATCACCGAGCTGCGACCGCGGCGCGTGTTGGAGATCGGGGTCGGCACCGGCCTGCTGCTGGGCAAGCTCGCGCCGCTGGCCGAGGAGTACTGGGGTACCGACTTCGCGGCACCGGTGATCGAGAAGCTGCGCGCCGAACTGGCCGCTGAACCTGACCTCGCGGCCAAGGTGAACCTGCGCTGCCGTCCGGCGCACGAGCTGGACGGCCTGCCCGCCGGGCGCTTCGACACCATCGTGATCAACTCGGTGATCCAGTACTTCCCGAGCGCCGAATACCTCACCCGTGTGCTCACGGGCGCGCTCGACCTGCTCGCGCCCGGTGGCGCGTTGTTCGTCGGTGACGTGCGGAACCTGCGCCTGATCACGCACTTCCACACCGCGATCCGCGGTGGCGAGGACGCGGCGGCGGTCGAACGCAGCGTCGCCATGGAGAAGGAACTGCTGCTCGACCCGGACTACTTCGCCGCACTCGCGGCCGAGGTCCCGGGCGTGCGAGCCGAGATCCGGACCAAACGCGCCCGGCACCACAACGAGCTGAGCCGGTACCGGTACGACGTGGTGCTGAGGCGCGAGCCGGTCTCGACAGTCGACCTGTCGGACGTTCCCCGCGAGCCGTGGCCGGGTGTCGAGCAACTTGAGGCGCGGCTGCGGGAGCACACCGGCCCGATGCGTGTCGGCTCGATCCCGGACGCACGCCTTTCCCCTGATGCGGTCGAGCAGGAGGACGTGCACGAGTTGGGGGCCTCGCTCGGCTACCACGTGCACACCACCTGGTCGGACGGCGGTTTCGAGGCGGTGTTCACCTTGGAGGGTGGGCCCACGGCCGGGCTGTACCGGCCCGGCGGCGCCGCCGAGCACGCCAACGACCCGTCCGCCGCGCGCGGCACCGGGGCGCTCGTCGCCAAGTTGCGTGCCGACCTCAAGCAGAGCCTGCCGGACTACATGGTGCCGTCGGCGCTGGTCGTCCTGGACGAACTGCCGCTGACGGACAACGGCAAGCTCGACGTCAAAGCCCTCCCGGAGGCGGACCCGGCCGTGCGGCTCACCGAGTCGCGGGCGCCGCGGACCCCGGCCGAGGAGGTGCTGTGCACGCTCTTCGCGGAGGTCCTCGGCCTGCCGGAGGTCGGTGTCGAGCACAACTTCTTCGACCTCGGCGGGCATTCGCTGCTCGCCACCCGGCTGATCAGCCGGGCCCGCACCGACCTCGGCGCGGAGCTGGCGATCCGCGACCTGTTCGAGGCGCCGACGCCCGCCGACCTGGCACTGCGCACCGGCTCCACTTCGGACCGTCCGGCGATCTCGCCGGTCGAACGTCCTTCGCTGGTCCCGCTCTCGTCGGCGCAACAGCGGCTCTGGCTGCTGGACCGGATGGGCGGCGGTGCGGGGTACCACTTCCCGCTGGTGGTCCGGCTGACCGGCGCGCTCGACGTGGCCGCGCTCCGGGCCGCGCTCGGTGACGTCCTGCGGCGGCACGAGGTCCTGCGCACGGTGTTCCCCGAACGGGACGGCGAGCCGCACCAGCTGGTGCTGGACGCTCCCGAGCCGGAGTTCGTGGTGCGGGACGTGCCCGAAGTGCCGGACCTCGACGAACTCGTCCGCCGCCCCTTCGACCTGGGCAGGCAGGTGCCGATCCGGGTCGACGTGCTGCGCCTCGGCCCTGATGACCACGTGCTCGCGATCCTGCTGCACCACATCGCCACCGACGAGTGGTCGGACCGGCCGTTCCTCGCCGACCTCGCGACCGCCTACCGCGCGCGGCTCGACGGCGCGGCCCCGGACTGGTCGCCGCTGCCGGTGCAGTACGCCGACTACACCCTCTGGCAGCGCGCGCTCCTGAGTGGACCTTCCGGTGAGCGGCAGGAACGGTTCTGGGCAGAGACCCTTCGCGAGTTGCCCGACGAACTCCTGCTGCCGGTCGACCGCCCGCGACCCGCCCGGCCCACGGGCCGCGGTGGCCGGGTCCGGGTCGAGGTGCCGGATCGGATCGCCCGTCCGCTGCGGGAGCTGGCCGCCGAGTCCGGCGCGAGCATGTTCATGGTGGCGCACGCCGCGGTCGCCACCTTGCTGCACCGGCTGGGCGCGGGCGCCGACATCCCGCTCGGTGCCCCGGTCGCCGGTCGTGCCGACGCCGCACTCGAGGACCTGGTCGGCTTCTTCGTGAACACGCTGGTCCTGCGGGCCGACCTCAGCGGCGACCCGGCTTTCGGCGAGGTGCTGGCCCGGGTGCGGGAGGCGTCGTTCGCCGCCTTCGAGCACCAGGACCTGCCGTTCGAGCGCGTGGTCGAGGTGGTGAACCCGGAGCGCGTGACCGGGCGAAACCCGCTGTTCCAGGTGATGGTGGCCTACCACCACCGCCCCGGCGGTGAGCCCGACGTGCTGGGCCTGCCCACGGAATGGCTCGACACCGACCTCGGCGTCTCGCAGTTCGACCTCGGCTTCGTGGTGATCGACCGGCCAGAAGCCGGCGAGCTGAGCGTGCAGCTGAACTACTCGGCGGAGCTGTTCGACGCGCGCACCGCCGAGTCGCTGGCGGACCGCCTGGTGCGGGTGCTCGACCAGGTCGGTCACGAGCCACGCCGTCCGGTCGGCACCCTCGAAGTGCTGACCGACGCCGAGCGCGACCAGGTCCTGCACTCGTTCAACGACACCGCCCGTGCCGTGCCGCCCGAGACGCTGACCGAGCTGTTCGTCCGGCGAGTGCAGCTCGCGCCCGACGCGGTGGCCGTCGTGGATCGCGCGCGTTCGGTGACCTACCGCCAGCTCGACGAGCAGGCGGACCGCGTCGCCGCGCTGCTCGCCGCACACGGCACCGGACCGGAGAGCGTGGTCGGCATCGCGGTGCCGAAGTCGATCGAAATGGTGGCCACCGTGCTGGCCGTCCTCAAGCTCGGCGCCGCGTACCTGCCGCTGGACCTCGCGCACCCGGGCGACCGCATCGCGTACCTGCTCACCGACTCGGGCGCGCGACTCGTGGTCGCCACCCGAGCCGACGACCTGCCCTCGGTCGCCGGCGTCACCCGCCTGGACCTCGACGCGGTCGACCTACCGGACGCGCCTCCCCTCGGCGCCGGTCCGGCGAGGCTGGACTCCGCCTGCTACGTCATCTACACCTCGGGGTCCACCGGCAGGCCCAAGGGCGTGGTCGTACCGCACGAGGGCATCGCGAGCCTGGCGGCGACCGCCGTCGAGCGGATGCACGCGTCGGCGGACAGCCGCGTGCTGCAGTTCGCGTCGGTCGGCTTCGACGTCGCCGCGTTCGAGCTGACCATGGCGCTGTGCGTGGGAGGGCGACTGGTCATTGCGCCCGACGAGGTGCGCGTCGCGGGTCCCGAGCTCACCGACTTCCTGCGGGAACGCCGGATCACGCACATGATCCTGCCCCCCTCGCTGGTCTCGGCCCTGCCGCCGGACTGCGACCTGCCCGACGGCTCGACCATCCTGGTCGGCACCGAGGTCGTGCCGCCGGACGTGATCGAGCGCTGGGCCCACCGGCTCAACCTGCTCGTCGCCTACGGCCTCACCGAGGCCACGGTCAACTCGACGCTGTGGCGGGCCGAGCACGGCCACCGCGGTGCCGTGCCGATCGGCGTGCCCGACCCGAACACCACCGCGTACGTGCTCGACCCGGCGCTGCGCCCGGTCCCGCCGGGCGTGGTCGGCGAGCTGTACATCGCCGGCCGCGGTCTCGCCCGCGGCTACCTCGGCCGCCCGGGCCTGTCGGCGGAACGGTTCGTCGCCTGCCCGTTCGGCGCGCCGGGCTCGCGGATGTACCGCACCGGCGACCGCGCGCGCTGGCGAGCGGACGGCAACCTCGACTTCCTCGGCCGCGTCGACGACCAGGTCAAGATCCGCGGCTTCCGCATCGAACCCGGCGAGGTCGCCGCCGCACTGACCCGGCACCCGTCGATCGCCCAGGCCGCGGTGACCGTCGACCAGACCGGCGACGTCGCCCGGCTGGTCGGCTACCTGGTACCGACCACCCCCGGCCGGGTCGACCAACGCGACCTGCGAACCCACCTGGCCGAGCTGCTGCCCGAGTACATGATCCCGGCGCTGCTCATCGAACTCGACGGTCCGCTCCCGCTCACCCCGAACGGCAAACTGGACCGCCGCGCCCTGCCCGCCCCCGACTTCGCCGCGCTGACCGGCGACGACCAGCCCGCCACCCCGGCCCAGGAGGCGGTCGCCACCCTGGTCGCCGAGGTGCTCGGCCTGCCACGCGTCGGCCTGCACGACAACTTCTTCACGCTGGGCGGCCACTCGATGGCGTCCATGCGCCTGATCGCCCGCATCCGCGCCGACCTCGGCGCCCAGCTCCGCATCCGCGACGTCTTCGACGCCCCCACCGTGGCCGGCCTCGCCGACCTCCTCACGGCAGCGACCGCGCCCACGCCCACCCGCGCCGGCCTTCGTGCGGAACCGCGTCCCGAGCGCGTGCCACTGGCCCCGGCCCAACGGCACCGCTGGGCCGAGTACCGCGCCGCCGGCCCGCGACCCGGCTACGACATCGCCATGGCCATGCGCTCACCCGCCTTCGACGAAGCCGCCCTCGACGCGGCCCTGCACGACGTCTTCACCCGGCACGAACCCCTGTCCACCGTCTTCGAGGAGGCCGGCGACGAAGTCTGGCAGCGACTCCGCGACCCGGGCCGCATCCTCGAAACCGCGCACGGCGACCTCGAAGCCCTCGTGCTCGAAGGTGGCGACCTCACCACCGACCCGCCCGCGCGCTTCCGCCTCGTCCCACTCGACTCCGGCGAGCAAGCTCTCCTCTTCACCGCGTACTACGTCGGCGTCGACGAATGGTCGGTCGTGCCGCTCCTGCGCGACCTCGACACCGCCTACGCCGCCCGCCTCGCCGGACGCGCACCGGAGTTCGCGCCCCTGCCCGTCGGCTACGCGGACTACGGCCGCTGGGCCCGCGAGCACGACGGCCGGCACCTCGGCTACTGGTGCCAGGTGCTGCGCGGCCTGCCCACCGACCTGGCGCTGCCAGTGGACCGCCCGCGTCCCGCGGACCCGACCCGCCGGGGCGACTTCGTCGAGTTCACCATCGAGCCTGACCTCCACGATGACCTCGACGCACTCGCCCAGCAGACCGGCACAAGCCTGTTCATGGTGCTTCAAGCTGCCCTGGCCACCCTGCTCACCAGGCTCGGTGCGGGCACCGATCTCCCCATCGGTGCCCTGGTCGCCGGTCGTGAGGACGACCGGCTGACCGATCTCGTCGGTTGCTTCTTCAACACCGTAGTACTCCGCACCGACACAAACGGCGAACCGACGTTCGTCGAGCTGCTCGCCCGGGTCCGCGAGACCGACCTGAGCGCCTTCGAACACCAGGACGCCGCCTTCGCCGACGTGCTGGCCGAGGTGCCGGGCTGGCGCGGTCCGCAGGTCGTCCTCGTGCACCATGAGTCCGTCGCCGCGCTGGAGTTGAGCGGGCAGGACGCCCGCTACGAGTCGGTCCGCCTCGGCACCACGCACGCCGAGCTGACCCTCAGCTTCTTCGAAGCCCCCGGCGCGGTGCCCTGCTACCTGAGCTACGCCACCGACCTGTTCGACGCCGGCACCGCGACGCGGCTCGCCGGTGCACTGCTGGAAGTGCTGGCCGAGGTCGTGGCCGCCCCGGAAACCCCCGTTAAGGAGAACAGAGGATGAGCAACCCCTTCGACAACCCCGACGGCACGTTCTCGGTGCTGGTCAACGAGGAGCAACAGCACAGCCTGTGGCCGGAGTTCGCCGAGGTGCCGGCCGGCTGGACGGTCGCCTTCGGCCCCGCCGCCCGCCAGGAATGCCTGGACTACGTCGAAACCAACTGGACCGACCTGCGCCCAGCCTCCCTGCGCTGACGCTTCGCCGACACAAAAGAGCGGGGCACCACGAGGTGCCCCGCTCTTTCGCTACCTGGTTCTTGTGTCAGGAAGTGACGGGCTTGACCTCGGTCGCCGGGTCGCCGTCCACCGCGGCGGTCAGCTGCGGCACCAGCCGCTCGACCACCCACGGCACCGACAGCGGCGACACGAACGAGATGCCCGCGCCGTACGGGCTGGCCTCGTCGATCAGCACCTCGCGCTTCTCCTGCGCCACCCGCATGCCCGAGTACAGCGTGTCCTTGCTCAACGTCGCCTGGCCCTCGGCCACCCCGGCCACGATCCACGACATCACGTCCACGTTGAGCAGATCGGTGCGCTCCGGGCTGATGTTCGCGCCGAACTTGTCGCCGATGACCTGGTCCAGGTTCGGCGGCAGGACGAAGCCGAGCGAGGACAGCACCCGCGAGCGCGGGTCCTCACTGCCGTAGATGAAGTAGCCCTGGTAGGTGGTCGCCATCAGCGCGCTCTTGCCCGCGAACTCCGGGTGCTCCTGCTTGACCTGGCTCAGCTTCGCCTCGACGTCGGAGATCACCTTCTCACCATCGGCCGCCCGGCCGACGGCCTTGGTGATCCGGCGGGTGCTCTCCTGCCACGGCACCCCGTAGTCCTTGAACTCCTTGGGCTGCGCCACGGTCGGCGCGATCTGCGCCAGCTTGTCGTAGTGCTCCTGGGTCAGCCCGGAGTAGAGGCCGAGGATGAGGTCGGGGCGCAGCGAGGCGATCTTCTCGTACTGCGGGTCGGCGGTGCCCTTCATCACCTCGGGCAGCGGCGCGCCGTTCAGCTTCGCCGACGCCCACGGCCCGATCGCGCCGGGGAACTCGCCGACGAACTCGCTGGTGGCCACCGGCACCACGCCGACGGCGAGCAGCGCGTCCTGGTCGGTGAGCCCGACCGTGACGATCCGCTTCGGCTCCGCCTTGATCTCCGTGGACCCGTACTTGTGGTCGATCGTCACCGGGAAGGCGGCGGCTTCGACCGGGGCGGCGCCCGGCACGGTCGGCGCCGGGGGCGCTTCCTCGCTACCGCAGCCGGCCAGCGTGGCGGCAGCCACCAGCGCCGTGGTCAGCATTCCGGCGAAGCGCCGGACGCGGCGGGTCGGGGAACGATCCATCATCAGGTCCTTAGGGGTCGAAGGGCGGGGCAACTCAGGTTTGCCTAACCAAATATGTACGTCAAGTCCCCAGTGGCCGCCCTCGCAGCACAGCTTGGTCACTGTCACTTGTTACTGTCGCTGACCGGACCACGCCGCCCACAGGCGCGCATACCGCCCACCTGCCGCGACCAGCTCCGCATGCGTCCCCGACTCGGCCACCCGGCCGTCGTCGAGCAGCACGATCCGGTCGGCGGCCGCCGCCTGGCTGAGCCGGTGCGCCACGACCAGTCCCGTGCGCCCCCGCAACGCCGCGGCCGCGGACGCCTCCAGCACGCGCGCGCCCGCACTGCCCGCCTCCGCCGTCGCCTCGTCGAGGATGACGATCGGGGGATCGGCCAGGATCAGCCGCGCGAGGGCCAGCTGTTGCGCCTGCGCGACGGTGAGCCGATGCCCGCCGTCGCCGACCACGGTGGCCAGCCCGTCGGGCAACGCGGTCGCCCAGTCCAGGGCACCGACGTCGTCCAGTGCCGAGTGCAGCTCGTCGTCGGTCGCCGACGGTTTCGCCAGGCGCAGATCGTCGGCCAGCGGTCCGGCGAACACGTGCACCTCCTGGCTGATCAACGCCACCGCACGTCGTGTCGCCGCCGGACCCAGCTCGGCCAGCGGCACCCCGCCCAGCGAGATCGACCCGCTCGAGGGTGGGTGGATACCGGCGATCAGCTTCGCCAGCGTGGTCTTGCCCGCCCCACTGGCACCCACGAGCGCGACCCGTTCCCCGGTGCCGATGTGCACGCTGACCTCGTGGAGCACGTCGTGGCCGGGGACGTAAGCGTGGCCCACCCCGGCCGTCTTCACCGAGGCGTCCACCGGAGCGGGGGAGCGCTCGGGCTCCGGAGTGGCCGGCAGGTCGGCGACCCCGATCAGGCGGGCGAGGCTCGCTGTGGCCGCCTGCGCGTCGTCGACCAGGGCCAGCGCGGTCATGATCGGCCCGAAGAGACCGTGGAAGTACAGCGCCGCGGCCGTCGCCGTCCCGATCGTCACGCCCCCGCCCCGCACCAGCAGGAACCCGGTGATCAGCACCGCCGCCAAGCCGATGAACTCGGCGTAGTTCAGGCGGGCGAAGAACGTGGTCACCAGCCGGATCCCGCGCAGGGACAGCGTGACCGCGGCATCGGACCGCTTGCGCACCCGCTCGACGTGGCTGTCGGCGAGCCGGAACGCGCGAACCGTCCGCGCGCCGCCGACCGTGTCGAGCAGTTGCTGCTGCTGCGCACCCGAGGCCACGCGCTGGTCGGCGTACAGCGGAATCGCCCGGCGCGTGTACCGGCGCACGGCGAACACCTGGATCGGCGCCGCGAGCACCGCCCCGAGCAGGAACCGCCAGTCGAGCAACGCCAGCGCGCCGAAAGTGAGCACGATGGTCAGCACCGACCGGGACAACTCCGGCAGCGCCTCACGCACCGCACGCGCGATCACCGACACGTCGCCGGTCACCCGTGAGGTGAGGTCACCGGACCCGGCGCGCTCCACTTCGGACAGCGGCAGGTTCAGCGCCCGAGCGACAAAACTCTCCCGCAACGCCGCGAGCATGGTCTCGCCGAGCCGCGCCACCATCGAGATGCCGAGCGCCATCGCGAACCCCTGCACCAGGGCGACCGCGCCCAGCGCGATCACCGGCACCGCCAGCGCGTCAGCGGATTCCTTGTTCGCGACCAGGTCCACGATCCGGCCGAGCAGCGGCGCGATCGCCAGCCCGACAGCCGTCGCCGCGAAGAGCATCGCGAAGGTGCCCAGTGCCCGCCCGCGCTGCTCCCGCAACAAACCGGCGACCACCGCCCAGGTCCGCTTGCCGGTCGCGATCGGCAGCAGGAGACGATCCGCGCTCACGAGAGCACCGCCGCACGGTAAGCGGGCAGGTCGCGGACCAGGTCGGCATGCCGCCCGACGGCGCTCACCACGCCGTCCTCGAGCAACGCCACCCGATCCGTCTCGGCCAGCAGCGCCGGACTGGTCGTGACCAGCACCGTGGTGCGCTGCCGCCGGACCTGCGCCAGCCCGGCCGCGATCCGCGCCTCGGTGACCGTGTCCACGGCCGTCGTCGGATCGTGCACGACGAGCACCGGCGCCTCCGCCGCGAGCGCGCGGGCCAGCGCGACCCGCTGCCGCTGCCCACCGGACAGCGAGTGCCCGCGTTCGGTGATCGCGGTGTACACACCGTCGGGCAGCGCGCTCGCGACCTCGTCCGCGGCAGCTGCGGCCAGCACCTCTTCGGAACCGACGTTGTCCAACAAGCTGCCCTCGAACAGGTCGGCGTCATGCGCGGCGACCAAAATCGCGGCCCTCACTTCATACGGATCCATCGACGACAACGGCACCCCGTCCAGGAACACGGTGCCCTCCGCGGGATCGGCGTCGCGTCCCAAGCAGTCGAGCAAACTCGTCGCCGCAGCCAGATCCCCGGTCACCACCCCCACCAGCTCACCAGGCGCAATCTCCAGGTCCACGCCTTTCAACGCCCCATGCCGCACCCCAGCCAGCCGAACTTCCCCCGCGACCTCCGCCGGCGCCTGCCCAGTCCCACCTTCAACGGCCTGCGGCGCAGCCAGCACCTCCGCCACCCGAGCCGCCGACGCCCGCCCCTGCGCCAACTCCGCATTGGCCCAGCCGAGCACGCTCAAGGGTCCGAGCAGGTACTGCGCGAGCCCGACCGCCGCGACCAGATCACCCACGCTGATCGTGCCGCTGATCGCCAGGTTGCCGCCGACCAGCGCGACCACGGCGATGAAGATGCCGGTCAGCGTGAGCACCGCGCCGCTGTGCCAAGCCTGCGCCCGCGCGGCCCGCAACGTCGCGCCCAGCGAATCCTGACTGGTGCGGCGATACCGATCGATCGCCGCCGGCTCCGCCCCGATGCCCTTGAGCACGCGCAGCCCGGCCACCAAGTCCGCGGCGATCCCCGACGCATGCGCAGCCCGCTCCTGCTCGACCCCGCTGCGCCGCTCGAGCGGTTTGCCGATCAGGTGCCCGAGCCACAACAACGGCGGAATCCCCAGCAGCACCAGCAACCCGAGCGGCACGCTGACCACCAGCAGGAACACCGCGCTGACCACGATGCCCGTGGCAGCCGCGATACCGAACGGCAGGATCCCGTACACCGACCCCACGCGCCGGGCATCCTCCGTGGCGATGTTCACCAGCGCGCCGGGCAGATGTCCGGCCTCCGCACCGCCGCGAGGATGCAGAATCCGCTCGCTCAGATCCAGCCGAATGCGATGCGCCGAATACTCGGCGGCATGCTCCGCCAAGCGCAGCGCATGCCGATAGGTGTTCGACAACGCGGCGAACAGCACCAGGAGCACGAGCAGCCAGGTCACCAGCTCACCCGTCGAACCCGGCCCGATAGCCCGATCGACCACCACGCCGATCAACACCGGCACCAACGCTTCACAACCCTGATGCGCCGCGGCGAGCACAGAAGCCGCAGTAATGCGCCCCTTGTGCCCGCCGATCGCGTGTCGGAGCACGTCCCGGCCGGTCAACAGCGCCTCCCTGCCTCACCTGCGGAATAGCTAGGTAAGGCTACCCTATAAGCTGCCGTCGTCATGCTCGTCAGAGGCTGGAGGCCGGGTTGGTAGTCGCACCACCTGCCGAGGAAGCCGAGCAG from the Amycolatopsis magusensis genome contains:
- a CDS encoding MbtH family protein; translation: MSNPFDNPDGTFSVLVNEEQQHSLWPEFAEVPAGWTVAFGPAARQECLDYVETNWTDLRPASLR
- a CDS encoding iron-siderophore ABC transporter substrate-binding protein, which codes for MDRSPTRRVRRFAGMLTTALVAAATLAGCGSEEAPPAPTVPGAAPVEAAAFPVTIDHKYGSTEIKAEPKRIVTVGLTDQDALLAVGVVPVATSEFVGEFPGAIGPWASAKLNGAPLPEVMKGTADPQYEKIASLRPDLILGLYSGLTQEHYDKLAQIAPTVAQPKEFKDYGVPWQESTRRITKAVGRAADGEKVISDVEAKLSQVKQEHPEFAGKSALMATTYQGYFIYGSEDPRSRVLSSLGFVLPPNLDQVIGDKFGANISPERTDLLNVDVMSWIVAGVAEGQATLSKDTLYSGMRVAQEKREVLIDEASPYGAGISFVSPLSVPWVVERLVPQLTAAVDGDPATEVKPVTS
- a CDS encoding ABC transporter ATP-binding protein — translated: MSADRLLLPIATGKRTWAVVAGLLREQRGRALGTFAMLFAATAVGLAIAPLLGRIVDLVANKESADALAVPVIALGAVALVQGFAMALGISMVARLGETMLAALRESFVARALNLPLSEVERAGSGDLTSRVTGDVSVIARAVREALPELSRSVLTIVLTFGALALLDWRFLLGAVLAAPIQVFAVRRYTRRAIPLYADQRVASGAQQQQLLDTVGGARTVRAFRLADSHVERVRKRSDAAVTLSLRGIRLVTTFFARLNYAEFIGLAAVLITGFLLVRGGGVTIGTATAAALYFHGLFGPIMTALALVDDAQAATASLARLIGVADLPATPEPERSPAPVDASVKTAGVGHAYVPGHDVLHEVSVHIGTGERVALVGASGAGKTTLAKLIAGIHPPSSGSISLGGVPLAELGPAATRRAVALISQEVHVFAGPLADDLRLAKPSATDDELHSALDDVGALDWATALPDGLATVVGDGGHRLTVAQAQQLALARLILADPPIVILDEATAEAGSAGARVLEASAAAALRGRTGLVVAHRLSQAAAADRIVLLDDGRVAESGTHAELVAAGGRYARLWAAWSGQRQ
- a CDS encoding ABC transporter ATP-binding protein, with amino-acid sequence MTGRDVLRHAIGGHKGRITAASVLAAAHQGCEALVPVLIGVVVDRAIGPGSTGELVTWLLVLLVLFAALSNTYRHALRLAEHAAEYSAHRIRLDLSERILHPRGGAEAGHLPGALVNIATEDARRVGSVYGILPFGIAAATGIVVSAVFLLVVSVPLGLLVLLGIPPLLWLGHLIGKPLERRSGVEQERAAHASGIAADLVAGLRVLKGIGAEPAAIDRYRRTSQDSLGATLRAARAQAWHSGAVLTLTGIFIAVVALVGGNLAISGTISVGDLVAAVGLAQYLLGPLSVLGWANAELAQGRASAARVAEVLAAPQAVEGGTGQAPAEVAGEVRLAGVRHGALKGVDLEIAPGELVGVVTGDLAAATSLLDCLGRDADPAEGTVFLDGVPLSSMDPYEVRAAILVAAHDADLFEGSLLDNVGSEEVLAAAAADEVASALPDGVYTAITERGHSLSGGQRQRVALARALAAEAPVLVVHDPTTAVDTVTEARIAAGLAQVRRQRTTVLVTTSPALLAETDRVALLEDGVVSAVGRHADLVRDLPAYRAAVLS